Proteins from a single region of Flaviflexus salsibiostraticola:
- the rpsB gene encoding 30S ribosomal protein S2 produces the protein MAVVTMRQLLESGVHFGHQTRRWNPKMKRFILTERNGIYIIDLEKTVQDIERTYDFVKETVAHGGTILFVGTKKQAQETIVEQATRVGMPYVTERWLGGMLTNFSTVHKRLQRLKELELVDFDDVASSGLTKKELLMMSREKEKLDRTLGGIRNMNKVPSAIWIVDTKKEHLAVAEAQKLNIPVVAILDTNCDPDEVDYRIPGNDDAIRSVSLLTRVVADAVAAGKIQRSGGEAATEEEPMPEWEREMLAKADAHDAAVAAQDAEAAPVQADAEAAPAQTEPSEAPVEPAEVAEPAADAQTEPAAEETPAESTDQA, from the coding sequence ATGGCAGTCGTGACCATGCGCCAGCTCCTCGAGAGCGGCGTCCACTTCGGGCACCAGACCCGTCGCTGGAACCCCAAGATGAAGCGCTTCATCCTGACCGAGCGCAACGGCATCTACATCATCGACCTGGAGAAGACTGTCCAGGATATCGAGCGCACCTATGACTTCGTCAAGGAGACGGTCGCGCACGGCGGCACCATCCTCTTCGTCGGCACGAAGAAGCAGGCCCAGGAGACGATCGTCGAGCAGGCGACCCGTGTCGGCATGCCCTACGTGACCGAGCGTTGGCTCGGCGGCATGCTCACCAACTTCTCCACGGTCCACAAGCGCCTTCAGCGCCTCAAGGAGCTCGAGCTCGTCGATTTCGACGACGTCGCCAGCTCCGGCCTGACGAAGAAGGAGCTTCTCATGATGTCCCGTGAGAAGGAGAAGCTCGACCGCACCCTCGGCGGCATCCGGAACATGAACAAGGTTCCCTCCGCCATCTGGATCGTCGACACGAAGAAGGAGCACCTCGCGGTTGCCGAGGCGCAGAAGCTCAACATCCCCGTCGTCGCCATCCTCGACACGAACTGCGACCCGGACGAGGTCGACTACCGCATCCCCGGCAACGACGATGCGATCCGCTCCGTCTCGCTGCTGACCCGCGTGGTCGCCGACGCCGTTGCCGCCGGCAAGATCCAGCGCTCCGGTGGCGAAGCCGCGACCGAGGAAGAGCCCATGCCCGAGTGGGAGCGCGAGATGCTCGCCAAGGCTGACGCCCACGACGCGGCCGTCGCCGCGCAGGACGCCGAGGCTGCGCCCGTGCAGGCGGATGCCGAGGCTGCGCCCGCGCAGACCGAGCCGTCCGAGGCTCCAGTAGAGCCCGCCGAGGTTGCCGAGCCGGCCGCCGACGCACAGACCGAGCCCGCCGCGGAGGAGACCCCCGCGGAGAGCACCGACCAGGCCTGA